From a region of the Phaseolus vulgaris cultivar G19833 chromosome 6, P. vulgaris v2.0, whole genome shotgun sequence genome:
- the LOC137832031 gene encoding uncharacterized protein produces the protein MFWRMAGLSTASPVETILDKDNFTLDELLDEDEIIQECKALNSRLINFLSARAQVDQLIRYIIEEAPDDAEKKRSFKFPFIACEIFTCEVDIILKTLIEDEELMNLLFSFLDLNHSHSNLLAGYFSKVVVCLLLRKTVPFMQYVQAHQEIVKKLVDLIGITSIMEVLIRLIGADEHMYVSHVNAMQWIEDTNVLEMIVDKFSSSDSPEIHANAAETLCAITRFAPAGLSAKISSPSFIGRLFRHALEVSRPKSVLVNSLSVCISLLDPKRHTFGAYYAYNRQMTNGSTVTANPETVEGMLESLGDLLKLLDVSSAENLLLTTFGKLQPPLGKHRLKIVEFISVLVTVGGEAAEKKLIDLGAVQRIIDLFFEYPYNNFLHHHVENIITSCLESKNSSLLEHLLHHCDFVGKIIQAEKQFTLEADTNKATIPAEGKSAPRIGCIGHLTRIANKLVQLGNNNSVIQEHLQGNSDWTDWYLGVLSNRNAVENVYQWACGRPTALHDRNRDSDEDDYQDRDYDVAALANNLSQAFRYGIYNNDDIEEVHGSLERDDEDVYFDDESAEVVISSLRLGDDHESGSLFTNSNWFAFEEDRDRVANERSTGSLASPSPNAEEGIVKASGDDVAGEDEELADTATSSPEAALKLEHGGTDKPVEWVEWRESSDANDPSDVLPNGEIGNNDNNDPGAAESSSLSSSVAVTKDKQLATDLQSVSLDNSSPVTSEPTKTVSENPSSCAPTSVDGSVAEVGGNGNKDTTDNNKGVEHE, from the exons ATGTTCTGGCGCATGGCTGGCCTGTCCACGGCGTCGCCG GTGGAGACCATTTTGGATAAGGATAATTTTACTTTGGATGAACTACTTGATGAGGATGAAATTATTCAGGAATGCAAAGCTCTCAATAGTCGCCTTATAAATTT TTTGTCTGCAAGAGCACAGGTTGACCAACTGATACGATACATCATTGAAGAAGCTCCAGATGATGCTGAAAAGAAGCGATCTTTTAA GTTTCCCTTTATTGCTTGTGAGATTTTTACTTGTGAAGTTGATATCATACTCAAAACTCTGATAGAGGATGAGGAA TTGATGAATTTACTGTTCTCGTTTTTGGATTTAAATCACTCCCATAGTAACCTACTAGCAGGATATTTTAGCAAG GTAGTTGTATGCCTGTTGTTACGTAAGACAGTTCCTTTCATGCAATATGTTCAA GCTCACCAGGAAATTGTGAAGAAACTAGTTGACTTGATTGGAATCACATCTATCATGGAG GTTTTGATACGCTTGATTGGTGCTGATGAACATATGTATGTAAGTCATGTGAATGCAATGCAGTGGATTGAAGATACTAATGTGCTTGAGATGATTGTGGATAAATTCAGTTCTTCA GATTCTCCAGAAATACATGCTAATGCAGCAGAAACTCTCTGTGCTATTACACGATTTGCTCCTGCAGGGCTTTCTGCAAAAATCTCCAGTCCTAG CTTTATAGGAAGATTATTCCGTCATGCACTGGAAGTCTCTCGGCCAAAATCTGTTCTTGTAAACTCCTTATCTGTATGCATATCTTTGTTAGACCCCAAGAGACATACTTTTGGAGCTTATTATGCATATAATCGCCAAATGACTAATGGATCTACTGTAACTGCAAATCCTGAGACTGTGGAAGGCATGCTAGAAAGCCTAG GTGATTTACTCAAGCTGTTAGATGTTTCTTCTGCCGAAAATCTCTTGCTAACTACTTTTGGCAAATTACAACCACCTCTTGGTAAACATCGTTTAAAG ATTGTAGAGTTCATATCAGTCTTAGTAACTGTTGGTGGTGAAGCTGCTGAGAAGAAATTGATTGATCTTGGAGCAGTGCAAAGAATTATAGACTTATTCTTTGA GTACCCATACAATAACTTTTTGCATCACCATGTGGAAAACATTATAACATCTTGCTTGGAGAGTAAGAATTCTTCTCTTCTGGAACACCTTCTGCATCATTGTGATTTTGTTGGGAAAATTATTCAGGCAGAAAAGCAGTTCACGTTGGAAGCTGATACAAACAAG GCAACAATACCCGCTGAGGGTAAATCAGCGCCCAGGATAGGATGCATAGGACACTTAACCCGTATAGCTAACAAACTTGTCCAATTAGGGAATAACAACAGTGTGATTCAGGAACATTTGCAG GGAAATAGTGATTGGACAGATTGGTACCTGGGTGTTCTATCCAATCGCAATGCTGTGGAGAATGTCTATCAATGGGCTTGTGG GAGGCCAACAGCATTGCATGACAGAAATAGGGATAGTGACGAGGATGATTATCAAGATCGGGACTATGATGTTGCGGCATTAGCAAATAACTTAAGTCAAGCCTTCCGTTATGGCATTTACAATAATGATGACATTGAAGAG GTTCATGGCTCTCTTGAAAGAGATGATGAG GATGTCTATTTTGATGATGAATCTGCAGAAGTTGTTATATCTTCTTTGCGGTTGGGAGATGACCATGAAAG TGGATCTCTATTCACAAATTCCAACTGGTTTGCTTTCGAGGAGGATAGAGATCGAGTGGCCAATGAGCGCTCAACCGGTTCCCTTGCTTCTCCATCACCTAATGCTGAGGAGGGTATTGTAAAAGCCAGTGGAGATGATGTTGCTGGTGAGGATGAGGAGTTAGCTGACACTGCAACATCTTCTCCCGAAGCAGCACTAAAATTAGAACATGGTGGGACAGATAAACCTGTTGAGTGGGTTGAGTGGAGGGAATCTTCAGATGCCAATGACCCTTCTGATGTTCTTCCGAATGGGGAAATTGGGAACAACGATAACAATGATCCTGGTGCAGCTGAATCATCATCTCTATCATCCAGTGTTGCAGTAACAAAGGATAAGCAGTTAGCTACTGATTTGCAATCAGTGTCTCTCGATAACTCCAGCCCTGTAACCTCTGAGCCAACTAAAACAGTTAGTGAAAATCCAAGTTCATGTGCACCAACTTCTGTGGATGGGTCAGTCGCTGAGGTAGGAGGAAACGGTAACAAGGACACAACTGACAACAATAAAGGAGTCGAACATGAATAG
- the LOC137832032 gene encoding U3 snoRNP-associated protein-like EMB2271: MPRKKKSHDPFFTNDSRKRQKPNGKLDRDDEEDAEIESDFDEDGFFAGVDDGSGEDQEEETGAEARKRIAQDYLQMVRKIAQKEKEQKDSEEEEEGGDEEDEEGARDSLVAQKLIKEQNEESGRVRRSIASRVKVSSDEGFKVLVKHRHSVTAVALSEDDSKGFSASKDGIVMQWDVNSGQFERYKWPSDSVLKSHGLKDPQGSAAKQSKHVLALAASSDGRYLATGGLDRHIHIWDTRTREHVQAFPGHRGPVSSLAFRQGTSELFSGSFDRTVKIWNVEDRTYMNTLFGHQSEVLSIDCLRKERVLTAGRDRSMQLFKVHEESRLVFRAPASSLECCCFVNNEELLSGSDDGSIELWTVMRKKPVYILKNAHALLVDSMKSEQKDSERLPNGNLENGYHHPENHHCMSVFSWVSAITVCRNSDLAASGAGNGFVRLWEVKSDSKDIKPLHNVPLVGFVNTLAFAKSAEFLIAGVGQEPRLGRWGRNPEARNGVSILPLKL; encoded by the exons ATGCCGCGAAAGAAGAAAAGCCATGACCCATTCTTCACCAACGATTCCCGAAAACGCCAGAAGCCCAATGGCAAACTTGACCGCGACGATGAAGAAGATGCCGAGATAGAAAGCGATTTTGATGAAGATGGCTTCTTCGCCGGCGTCGACGACGGCTCCGGTGAGGACCAGGAGGAAGAAACAGGCGCGGAGGCGCGGAAGAGAATCGCGCAGGACTATCTCCAAATGGTTCGGAAAATAGCGCAGAAAGAGAAGGAACAAAAGGACagtgaggaggaagaagaaggcgGTGATGAAGAAGACGAAGAAGGAGCAAGAGACTCGCTCGTGGCTCAGAAGTTGATAAAGGAGCAAAATGAGGAGAGTGGACGCGTCAGAAGAAGCATTGCTTCAAG GGTGAAAGTGAGTAGTGATGAAGGGTTTAAGGTGTTGGTGAAGCACAGACATAGCGTTACCGCGGTGGCTCTGTCTGAGGATGATTCGAAGGGCTTTTCGGCGTCGAAGGACGGAATAGTTATGCAGTGGGATGTGAATAGTGGGCAATTTGAACGGTATAAATGGCCCAGTGATTCGGTGTTGAAATCTCATGGCTTGAAGGATCCACAAGGCTCGGCTGCAAAGCAAAGTAAGCATGTATTGGCTTTGGCTGCGAGCTCGGATGGTAGGTATTTGGCGACTGGAGGCCTTGATCGCCATATTCATATATGGGATACTCGTACCAGAGAGCATGTTCAG GCTTTTCCAGGTCATAGGGGTCCTGTTTCTTCCCTTGCTTTTAGGCAGGGAACCTCAGAACTTTTTTCTGGTTCATTTGATAGGACAGTTAAGATATGGAATGTTGAAGACAGAACTTACATGAATACTCTATTTGGCCACCAAAGTGAAGTATTAAGTATTGATTGCTTACGCAAAGAAAGGGTACTGACTGCTGGACGTGATCGTAGCATGCAATTGTTTAAG GTTCATGAAGAGTCACGTCTTGTATTTCGTGCTCCTGCATCCTCCTTGGAATGCTGTTGTTTTGTTAATAATGAAGAACTCTTGTCTGGTTCGGATGATGGAAGCATTGAGCTATGGACTGTAATGCGAAAGAAGCCTGTTTACATTTTGAAGAATGCTCATGCTTTACTGGTGGATAGCATGAAATCTGAACAAAAGGACAGTGAAAGACTTCCCAATGGAAACTTAG AAAATGGTTACCACCATCCTGAGAACCACCATTGTATGTCAGTATTCTCTTGGGTCAGTGCAATCACTGTTTGTAGAAACAGTGACCTCGCAGCATCTGGGGCCGGCAATGGTTTTGTTCGATTATGGGAAGTTAAAAGTGATTCAAAAGACATTAAACCTCTCCATAATGTGCCATTG GTTGGATTTGTGAATACCTTGGCTTTTGCAAAATCAGCAGAATTCTTAATTGCTGGAGTTGGACAG GAACCTCGTCTTGGAAGGTGGGGACGTAACCCTGAAGCACGAAATGGAGTTTCAATTCTTCCTCTTAAATTGTGA